The following coding sequences are from one Methanosarcina sp. WWM596 window:
- a CDS encoding helix-turn-helix domain-containing protein — MYTDLIGKLQKVGFTENKAKIYIGRPSLGEVTTKDIHEFTTRPRLKIYATLKSMSKKKCVVVIEGTPAYFRCIGSEQLTKRLKDEFLFSLNETLKELNFAGYGIKRGKGKKEVLKGR; from the coding sequence ATGTACACGGACCTGATAGGCAAACTCCAGAAGGTAGGATTCACAGAAAACAAAGCGAAGATCTATATAGGGCGCCCGAGCCTGGGCGAGGTAACAACAAAGGATATCCATGAATTTACCACACGTCCCAGGCTAAAGATTTATGCTACGCTGAAGAGTATGTCAAAAAAGAAGTGTGTGGTAGTAATAGAAGGAACTCCAGCATATTTTAGGTGTATTGGTTCGGAACAGTTGACCAAACGACTGAAAGATGAATTCCTTTTCTCCCTGAATGAAACATTGAAGGAACTTAATTTTGCAGGTTACGGGATAAAAAGAGGAAAAGGGAAAAAAGAAGTATTAAAAGGAAGATAA
- a CDS encoding MATE family efflux transporter, with amino-acid sequence MKTKTTVNSNPFNPEKSPETIGVKILEGDPKKAIIKLAVPMIVAMSVQTIYQLVDTFWVSGLGSDALAAMGFVFPFFFISMALSNGLGIGGGAAISRKIGARDKAGADNVAVHTIIMMLLLVLIFTIPFYVFAPQIFTLAGAGRTTDLAVAYARVIFLGSLVVFFTNVANSILRAEGDSKRAMQAMVLGAVLNIVLDPIFIYTFKMGIAGAAWATLLSLSVSSLMMLNWLFFRKDTFVSFDFKDFSFEKNIVNDIFRITIPASAQQLSMSLSMLVLNLIIVSVSNTDGVAVYSTGWRVATIAIAPLIGIATAVVSVSGAAFGAKEYEKAEIAHTYAIKLGLLIESAVAALTFIFAPQIAAIFTQTAEASHIAPDLTHFLRVICIFYPSVSLGMLSTSFFQGAGKGMSALTANLLRTIVFTPIFAAFFAFNLSMGQVGAWWGIVAGNAIGAGVTFVWARLYLNTILKTGYLNKPLEQGV; translated from the coding sequence ATGAAAACCAAAACAACCGTAAATTCGAATCCCTTCAATCCTGAAAAAAGTCCGGAAACAATAGGTGTAAAGATCCTTGAGGGAGACCCGAAAAAAGCCATTATCAAACTTGCAGTCCCGATGATTGTTGCGATGTCCGTCCAGACTATTTACCAGCTGGTAGATACTTTCTGGGTCTCAGGGCTTGGATCGGATGCGCTTGCTGCAATGGGTTTCGTATTTCCTTTCTTTTTTATAAGCATGGCTTTATCCAATGGGCTGGGTATAGGAGGAGGAGCAGCCATCTCCCGAAAGATAGGAGCACGGGATAAAGCTGGGGCAGATAATGTAGCTGTACATACGATTATAATGATGCTGCTGCTTGTTCTGATATTTACCATACCCTTCTATGTTTTTGCCCCCCAGATCTTCACTCTGGCAGGAGCAGGAAGAACAACCGATCTTGCAGTAGCTTACGCGAGGGTGATATTCCTCGGGAGTTTAGTAGTTTTTTTTACGAATGTAGCTAACTCCATCCTAAGAGCTGAAGGAGATTCAAAGCGCGCAATGCAGGCAATGGTCCTTGGAGCAGTCTTGAATATTGTCCTTGACCCTATTTTCATATACACCTTTAAAATGGGAATTGCGGGTGCAGCCTGGGCAACCCTGCTTTCTCTTTCAGTCTCTTCGTTGATGATGCTGAACTGGCTCTTTTTCAGAAAGGATACTTTTGTTTCCTTCGATTTTAAAGACTTCAGCTTTGAAAAAAATATTGTAAATGACATATTCAGGATAACAATCCCTGCCTCTGCCCAGCAGCTTTCTATGTCATTATCCATGCTTGTCCTCAACCTTATTATTGTGAGCGTAAGTAATACCGACGGAGTTGCTGTCTATTCCACCGGCTGGCGGGTTGCAACAATTGCAATTGCTCCTCTTATAGGGATTGCAACAGCTGTAGTTTCAGTATCAGGAGCCGCGTTCGGGGCAAAAGAATATGAAAAAGCAGAAATTGCCCATACCTATGCAATAAAACTGGGGCTTCTCATCGAAAGTGCGGTTGCTGCATTAACTTTCATCTTTGCTCCGCAGATTGCAGCCATATTCACTCAGACAGCAGAAGCCTCCCATATAGCGCCAGATCTTACCCATTTCCTGCGCGTGATCTGCATCTTCTACCCCTCCGTTTCTCTCGGAATGCTCTCGACATCTTTCTTCCAGGGAGCAGGAAAAGGCATGAGTGCACTTACCGCAAACCTCCTGAGGACCATAGTATTTACTCCGATCTTTGCAGCTTTTTTCGCCTTCAATCTGAGTATGGGCCAGGTAGGGGCCTGGTGGGGCATTGTTGCAGGCAATGCCATCGGAGCTGGAGTGACCTTTGTCTGGGCAAGGCTCTACCTCAACACAATTCTGAAAACCGGATATCTGAACAAACCTCTGGAACAGGGAGTTTGA
- a CDS encoding zinc ribbon domain-containing protein — MSQHYSVIFENNTVKLSKIEPIKTVLHRKFEGELKTATVLRTCKGCYYISILVEDGNELQLKDREWTCPDCKTKHDRDINAAINIKKFVLIEQNLLS; from the coding sequence GTGTCTCAGCATTACTCTGTAATCTTTGAAAATAACACTGTCAAGCTTTCTAAAATAGAACCAATTAAAACAGTTCTACATAGAAAGTTTGAAGGCGAACTTAAAACAGCTACCGTTTTGAGAACTTGTAAAGGATGTTACTACATCAGTATCCTTGTTGAAGATGGTAATGAGCTTCAGTTAAAAGACAGAGAATGGACTTGCCCTGATTGTAAAACAAAACATGATAGAGACATAAATGCCGCAATCAATATCAAAAAATTCGTTCTCATAGAGCAAAATCTACTCTCATAG
- a CDS encoding DUF1699 family protein: MKIRVVSSREEIFTLNPNERIVHLAFRPSNKDIFSLVENCPKIEVIQLPKSYRRTVSKSIEMFLEMQRIQLIEGDVWGHRKDINEYYRIPTSIIEEIKELKIEGKSTEAIEEKVSRESKLNPEMVAYILKKDVTV, translated from the coding sequence TTGAAAATAAGGGTTGTGAGTTCTAGAGAAGAGATCTTTACATTAAATCCAAACGAAAGAATAGTTCACCTGGCTTTCAGACCATCAAACAAGGACATTTTTTCCCTGGTTGAGAACTGCCCAAAGATTGAGGTAATACAGCTTCCTAAATCATACAGGCGTACGGTCTCAAAGTCCATAGAAATGTTCCTTGAAATGCAGCGTATCCAGCTCATAGAAGGAGATGTCTGGGGCCACAGAAAGGACATTAATGAATATTATCGTATTCCTACCTCTATAATTGAGGAGATAAAGGAACTGAAGATTGAAGGCAAATCCACTGAGGCAATTGAAGAAAAAGTCTCAAGGGAGAGTAAACTGAACCCTGAAATGGTTGCGTACATCCTCAAAAAGGATGTTACTGTATGA
- a CDS encoding winged helix-turn-helix domain-containing protein, translated as MKEGPKNIDEIKEALEVNSSALMPQIKKLLKWDLVTYDPAEDMYKLSDMGVLIVEKIEEFLNIINIYVENHEYWETRDLSEIPYHMRKRIGNLKHCELLEADRDCLFEFHPNVVENILASKYVMMASSTFQPQTVSIFSKLLQKNAKVSFVLMEQVFDKFFDDFPNQFKCFLSHENMNVSMRSGHIGPLTLVVTDIFMALWLFDKNGRFDGTTLISYEESSLKWGRELFTYYSSISNLVYIDPDSGKMEFTGYNITKASKF; from the coding sequence TTGAAAGAAGGGCCCAAGAATATCGATGAAATTAAGGAGGCTCTTGAGGTCAATTCAAGCGCTCTTATGCCCCAGATTAAGAAACTTCTTAAATGGGATCTCGTAACCTATGACCCCGCTGAAGACATGTATAAGTTATCTGATATGGGAGTTCTTATTGTTGAAAAAATAGAGGAATTTCTGAATATTATCAACATTTATGTAGAAAACCATGAGTACTGGGAAACCCGTGACCTTAGTGAGATCCCGTATCATATGAGAAAAAGGATTGGAAATCTGAAGCACTGTGAGCTTCTGGAAGCAGACAGAGATTGCCTCTTTGAGTTCCATCCGAACGTTGTCGAAAATATCCTTGCCTCAAAATATGTTATGATGGCAAGTTCCACCTTTCAGCCTCAAACAGTCAGCATCTTTTCAAAACTTCTCCAGAAGAATGCAAAGGTCTCTTTCGTACTTATGGAACAGGTTTTTGATAAGTTTTTTGACGATTTCCCGAATCAATTTAAATGTTTTCTCTCCCATGAAAACATGAATGTTTCCATGCGTAGCGGACATATTGGCCCTCTTACTCTTGTTGTAACGGACATCTTTATGGCTCTCTGGCTCTTTGACAAGAATGGGCGATTTGATGGGACTACACTTATAAGTTATGAAGAGAGTTCCCTCAAATGGGGGAGGGAACTCTTTACTTATTACTCCAGCATCTCAAATCTGGTCTATATCGACCCTGATTCCGGGAAAATGGAGTTTACGGGATATAACATCACAAAAGCCAGTAAATTTTGA
- a CDS encoding uroporphyrinogen decarboxylase family protein, whose translation MVSEMTSKERVLAMLNRKSVDRVPVITGSAMVKEYIEKSGSSWPYYHCNAEMMVNTVSLMHTDAGLDNIVMPFGMFIESMAIGLEVKMGRIDIQPSVRSFFNKPEEVKYDSFLEDKFVKTTLDAIKLSKEKYPDAAVTAFLVAPITLAGDLMGAENLSMLSIKCLQKEKQMQKMQDWLSIALEINRIYVEACIEAGADVIYYSDASASPNLVMPEFYYQVAVPAEKEIGDFVHHLGCPWELHICGDTVPIIEGMASTGADCLSVEQAVNMKEATKIAGNVPVVGNVTPLLMVEGREEQIIDETRKGLDGGAKASMLGCGTPPLSTSDRLKTWVKAVADWSADNI comes from the coding sequence ATGGTATCTGAGATGACCTCAAAAGAAAGAGTCCTTGCAATGCTCAACAGAAAGTCGGTTGACAGGGTTCCGGTGATCACAGGCTCTGCTATGGTCAAGGAATATATAGAGAAGAGCGGGAGTTCCTGGCCTTATTATCACTGCAATGCGGAGATGATGGTTAATACTGTGAGCCTTATGCATACCGATGCCGGGCTTGACAATATTGTAATGCCTTTTGGCATGTTCATAGAATCCATGGCTATTGGCCTTGAAGTTAAGATGGGAAGGATTGATATTCAGCCTTCGGTAAGGAGCTTTTTCAACAAGCCCGAAGAGGTAAAATATGACAGTTTCCTTGAGGACAAGTTTGTAAAAACTACACTTGACGCTATAAAACTCTCTAAGGAAAAATATCCCGATGCAGCAGTTACTGCTTTTCTCGTAGCTCCCATAACCCTTGCCGGAGACCTCATGGGTGCTGAGAACCTGTCCATGCTCAGCATCAAGTGCCTCCAGAAGGAAAAACAAATGCAAAAAATGCAGGATTGGCTCTCGATAGCTCTGGAGATTAACAGGATCTATGTTGAAGCCTGTATCGAAGCTGGAGCTGACGTTATATACTATTCGGATGCATCAGCATCCCCTAATCTTGTAATGCCTGAGTTCTACTACCAGGTAGCCGTCCCTGCTGAAAAAGAGATAGGTGACTTTGTGCACCACCTTGGGTGTCCCTGGGAACTTCACATCTGCGGAGATACTGTCCCGATTATTGAAGGGATGGCTTCCACAGGCGCAGACTGTCTCAGTGTTGAACAGGCTGTTAATATGAAGGAAGCAACCAAGATCGCAGGGAATGTGCCTGTTGTCGGGAATGTGACTCCTCTCCTGATGGTCGAAGGCAGGGAAGAGCAGATTATTGACGAAACAAGAAAAGGGCTCGATGGTGGAGCAAAAGCCAGTATGCTCGGATGTGGAACCCCACCCCTTAGTACGTCAGACAGGCTCAAGACCTGGGTTAAAGCTGTAGCTGATTGGTCTGCAGACAATATTTGA
- a CDS encoding MFS transporter, with amino-acid sequence MEINQNNMNKVMKYRWVVFVILALAYFFVYFHRVSTAVVATDIMNSFGVGAASIGLLGSAYFYAYTAMQLPSGILTDSWGVKKTAAVFTMLAAVGAVLTGIASNFTMVLIGRVLIGVGVAMVYIPVMKVLAIWFKKNEFASMSGVLLAIGNIGALSAAGPLAIMAAFFGDWQKVFLMLGIFSGLLAVSIFVLVKDKPEDMGCPTIPEIEAYEKGEKYIPPKAVAKIPMGEALRQTFNSGMKFWPLSIWFFFMYGSLMVYQGLWGGPFFRDVLGWDKGTYAGILSFIAIGMIFGCPIAGYLSDKVFKSRKKVLIAGTAVYIVLWGVLWSQAGTISSTTAYTLIHFLFGFFGGFFVVSYAQIKDWFPSSIVGTAIGAYNIFPFLGGAIFMTLTGKMMEVSDGTVASVAQYKSVWLLMLACMVFAFLCLLVSKEKGAESTAAPVKVTEAGEVPIGSQR; translated from the coding sequence ATGGAAATTAATCAGAATAATATGAACAAAGTAATGAAATATCGCTGGGTGGTGTTTGTTATTCTCGCCCTTGCATATTTCTTTGTGTATTTCCACCGCGTGTCTACCGCAGTAGTTGCGACTGATATTATGAATTCATTTGGAGTGGGCGCTGCATCTATAGGGCTGCTTGGTTCCGCCTACTTCTATGCATACACGGCAATGCAACTTCCAAGTGGGATTTTGACTGACAGCTGGGGTGTAAAAAAGACTGCCGCAGTCTTTACAATGCTTGCTGCAGTTGGGGCTGTCCTGACAGGAATTGCTTCCAACTTCACGATGGTCCTTATAGGAAGGGTTCTCATAGGGGTCGGGGTGGCAATGGTCTACATCCCTGTAATGAAGGTGCTTGCCATCTGGTTCAAAAAGAATGAGTTTGCTTCAATGTCCGGAGTCTTGCTCGCAATTGGAAACATAGGAGCCCTGAGTGCCGCAGGTCCCCTTGCTATAATGGCAGCGTTCTTTGGAGACTGGCAGAAGGTTTTCTTGATGCTGGGTATCTTTTCCGGGCTGCTTGCAGTATCTATCTTTGTGCTGGTTAAGGATAAACCCGAAGACATGGGCTGTCCCACTATTCCAGAAATTGAAGCCTACGAAAAAGGAGAGAAATATATTCCCCCGAAAGCTGTTGCAAAGATTCCGATGGGAGAAGCTCTCAGGCAGACGTTTAATTCCGGGATGAAGTTCTGGCCTCTGTCCATCTGGTTTTTCTTCATGTACGGCAGCCTTATGGTCTACCAGGGATTGTGGGGAGGTCCCTTTTTTAGAGACGTTCTCGGCTGGGACAAGGGGACATATGCAGGAATTCTTTCCTTCATAGCAATTGGTATGATCTTCGGCTGTCCGATTGCAGGTTATCTCTCGGACAAGGTGTTCAAGTCCAGAAAGAAAGTCCTTATTGCAGGCACTGCCGTGTATATAGTGCTCTGGGGAGTCCTCTGGTCTCAGGCAGGAACCATTTCCAGCACCACCGCATATACCCTTATACACTTCCTCTTCGGGTTCTTCGGGGGTTTCTTTGTTGTATCCTATGCCCAGATTAAAGACTGGTTCCCTTCGTCGATCGTGGGAACTGCAATAGGGGCGTATAATATCTTTCCCTTCCTTGGTGGAGCTATTTTCATGACCCTGACCGGGAAGATGATGGAAGTTTCTGATGGAACTGTTGCTTCCGTAGCCCAGTATAAATCCGTCTGGCTGCTTATGTTAGCATGCATGGTTTTTGCCTTCCTCTGTCTTCTGGTCTCCAAAGAAAAAGGCGCAGAAAGCACTGCTGCCCCAGTAAAAGTTACAGAAGCCGGGGAAGTGCCGATCGGGTCTCAGAGATAA